In the Candidatus Neomarinimicrobiota bacterium genome, one interval contains:
- a CDS encoding patatin-like phospholipase family protein — MKAPKIGLVLGSGASRGWAHIGVIEALEKHGVQVGVITGASAGSFIGAAYAGGGLDQVKKFALDMDWKAVLSYLDLAFPRSGFIEGHKVAKLIELFTKIDKFEDLKIPLIMVATNMFTGKQVTLSKGSINQALRASMAVPGLLTPKLINNEWLVDGGVVNPLPIDVCRDAGADIVIAVDINSERTANRKHLPQDADWVKNAAEMEKKRLEVIKSWTDKFGSTGKSLGSKIDQWFTREAPSPHIFEVLGSSLNIMQKKIEAMNLQTHKPDILLAPRLGDMHFFDFDHAERAINEGYKCCEKSIPDIFEKIDDYYRKN; from the coding sequence GTGAAAGCACCAAAAATAGGCCTCGTTCTTGGGAGCGGCGCCTCCAGGGGCTGGGCACATATCGGTGTTATTGAAGCTCTGGAAAAACACGGTGTGCAGGTGGGTGTCATTACTGGAGCCAGTGCAGGTTCTTTTATTGGGGCTGCCTATGCTGGTGGAGGTTTGGATCAGGTCAAAAAGTTTGCCCTGGATATGGATTGGAAAGCGGTTCTGTCCTACCTCGATCTGGCTTTTCCTCGGTCAGGTTTTATTGAAGGTCATAAAGTGGCTAAACTCATCGAACTTTTTACCAAAATTGATAAATTTGAAGACTTGAAGATTCCCCTGATCATGGTTGCCACAAATATGTTCACCGGGAAACAAGTCACCCTCTCCAAAGGGAGTATCAATCAAGCACTTCGGGCCAGCATGGCAGTACCAGGCTTACTGACTCCAAAATTAATTAATAATGAATGGCTGGTTGATGGAGGCGTTGTTAACCCTCTGCCGATTGATGTTTGCAGGGATGCCGGTGCTGATATCGTGATTGCTGTAGATATAAATTCTGAACGGACGGCCAACAGAAAGCATCTTCCCCAGGATGCAGACTGGGTCAAAAACGCAGCAGAGATGGAGAAAAAGAGGTTAGAGGTTATCAAGTCCTGGACGGACAAATTTGGATCAACGGGCAAATCCTTAGGCTCAAAAATTGATCAGTGGTTTACCAGGGAAGCACCCTCACCTCACATTTTTGAAGTGCTTGGATCATCCTTAAATATCATGCAAAAGAAAATTGAAGCCATGAATCTTCAGACCCATAAACCAGATATCCTATTGGCTCCACGATTGGGCGATATGCATTTTTTTGACTTTGACCATGCCGAACGAGCCATCAATGAGGGCTATAAGTGCTGCGAGAAGTCAATTCCGGATATTTTTGAGAAAATAGACGATTATTACCGAAAAAATTGA
- a CDS encoding BatA domain-containing protein gives MTFLNPIFLWFLPLISVPIIIHLLAKRKSKLIDFPSLKFLKLLEQDALRKFNVKQLILLIIRTLMILLLILAFARPGLDRTDGFRLNSGSIDLLVVAFDNSASNQSNFERYDRTMLQGFSDELKAKGFKVVYCGLNDLVLHEKMDEITAKFSDIYDGDFIEAFSEQIDLEQYERKSILWLGDGQDARLGMEALDGWSKYLLLTPVVNDAAISNIQLPGQGVRLGDTYEITIDLERSPEFQEALSLELLINEKRQNQLVVEGGKNATLMTAQVEEGGYQSGRLILTTDESSYNNERHFILPAEGTIPVQILRSKQIPDFWTIIKSSVEDQELNLDVRVLDYAEIDNVDLSRGGTVIVADPKLLVQYNWDRLETFVSGGGQLVLFGDGGKAMTELLGFKSQLIEETNPYPLGLFLTGSATKLFNTSPLREIIKQDRLKVFKRYKTDGDELGETWVRYLDDQPFMGSRMLKEGRIVWFNTDFGLSANNLPVLGMFPTLITQLAQSQAIKTQTELYNAIIGDTLKFFPTSQANDNSPFSVQRPDGTTDYLSPDVNYVLHYPNTNIPGIYKLTRGRQVLQPRAVNISSHEAQAHGPVYTFGDTDIFVSSVAPEVTEEILDQGSNLALWPFLFLLTFLLWLAETYLSRIKANWRQNV, from the coding sequence AACAGGATGCACTCCGAAAATTCAATGTGAAGCAACTCATTCTACTCATCATTCGAACGCTGATGATCCTGCTGCTTATACTCGCCTTTGCCAGGCCTGGTCTTGATCGAACTGATGGGTTTAGATTGAACTCAGGTAGTATTGATCTGCTTGTTGTTGCTTTCGATAATTCAGCTTCAAATCAATCCAATTTTGAGAGGTATGATAGAACCATGCTGCAAGGATTTAGTGATGAGTTGAAAGCGAAGGGGTTTAAGGTAGTGTACTGCGGCTTGAATGATCTCGTACTCCATGAAAAAATGGATGAGATTACAGCGAAGTTTTCAGACATTTATGATGGCGACTTCATAGAGGCGTTTTCTGAGCAAATCGATTTGGAGCAGTATGAACGAAAATCTATCCTTTGGTTGGGTGATGGTCAGGATGCGCGCCTCGGAATGGAAGCCCTGGATGGGTGGAGTAAATATTTATTGCTAACCCCTGTGGTTAATGACGCTGCCATCAGCAATATTCAACTTCCTGGACAGGGAGTGCGTCTTGGTGATACATATGAAATTACCATCGATCTTGAGCGTTCACCCGAATTTCAGGAGGCGCTTAGTCTGGAACTTTTGATTAATGAGAAGAGACAGAATCAGCTTGTGGTTGAAGGCGGCAAAAATGCAACCCTCATGACAGCCCAGGTTGAAGAGGGTGGTTATCAGAGTGGCCGTTTGATCCTGACAACCGATGAATCAAGTTATAACAACGAGAGACACTTCATCCTACCTGCTGAAGGTACTATCCCGGTGCAAATACTGCGCTCAAAACAAATTCCAGATTTTTGGACGATTATTAAATCATCGGTTGAGGATCAAGAATTAAACCTGGATGTACGCGTTTTGGACTATGCCGAAATTGACAATGTGGACCTCAGTAGAGGTGGCACTGTCATTGTGGCTGATCCCAAATTGCTGGTCCAGTATAATTGGGATCGCCTGGAAACTTTCGTGAGTGGTGGTGGGCAACTTGTTCTGTTTGGAGATGGTGGCAAAGCGATGACCGAATTGCTGGGCTTCAAGTCTCAGCTGATTGAGGAAACCAATCCATATCCTCTGGGACTTTTCCTCACGGGCTCTGCAACAAAACTTTTTAACACATCTCCACTGCGTGAGATTATTAAGCAGGATAGGCTCAAGGTCTTCAAACGCTATAAAACGGATGGCGATGAATTGGGAGAAACGTGGGTTCGTTATCTGGACGATCAACCCTTCATGGGATCCAGGATGCTGAAAGAAGGAAGAATCGTGTGGTTCAACACAGACTTTGGGTTGAGTGCCAATAATCTACCGGTTCTAGGTATGTTCCCCACGCTTATTACCCAGTTAGCCCAATCTCAAGCTATCAAAACTCAAACTGAACTATACAACGCTATCATCGGTGACACCTTGAAATTTTTCCCCACGTCACAGGCTAATGACAACAGTCCTTTCAGTGTTCAGCGTCCTGATGGCACCACGGATTATCTGTCACCTGATGTGAATTATGTGCTTCACTACCCCAACACGAATATACCAGGTATCTACAAGCTGACACGGGGGAGGCAGGTATTGCAGCCCAGAGCAGTGAACATCTCAAGCCATGAAGCCCAGGCACATGGACCTGTTTATACATTTGGGGATACGGATATATTCGTAAGTTCTGTTGCTCCAGAGGTAACTGAGGAGATATTGGATCAAGGGTCTAACCTGGCTCTGTGGCCATTCCTTTTTTTACTGACATTCCTACTATGGCTGGCAGAAACCTATCTATCTAGAATTAAAGCGAATTGGCGGCAAAATGTTTGA
- the hflX gene encoding GTPase HflX — translation MFETTIEKEKALLVGVVHGQQSVSDVEENLAELGLLAKTAGAIVSGEIIQKRNQVHAALYVGKGKVEEIVAKVEMLKVDLIIFDDELSPAQTKNLQKLFDKARVIDRSALILDIFVHHASSKESKTQVELAQLQYLLPRLTRAWTHLERQRGATSTRGGMGETQIEIDRRLVRNRISMLKKDLKKIETQRDTRRKQREDMFKVALVGYTNAGKSSLMNLFSDAGVLVEDKLFATLDTTVRKITILDNEILLSDTVGFIHKLPHHLVASFKSTLQEVRLADLILIVIDLSDTQYEKHLRTVNEVLMDLGVSESQTLTVFNKIDLITAQETLSGALKEHSDAVPVSALRQVNIKQLEEKIIEIRQSGYVIETLKLDHSQQKFLASLHRTAEVLNIEYEEDYILVEVRVRASALDQIRIETQNRSAQ, via the coding sequence ATGTTTGAAACCACTATAGAAAAAGAAAAAGCTCTGCTTGTAGGAGTTGTTCACGGTCAGCAATCAGTCTCTGATGTTGAAGAAAATCTGGCTGAGTTGGGACTTTTGGCAAAGACTGCTGGAGCCATCGTGAGTGGCGAGATCATTCAAAAACGCAATCAGGTTCATGCAGCGCTATATGTTGGGAAGGGCAAGGTAGAAGAAATTGTCGCCAAGGTGGAGATGCTCAAAGTTGATTTGATCATTTTTGACGATGAACTCTCTCCCGCCCAAACGAAAAATTTGCAAAAGCTGTTTGACAAAGCCCGTGTCATAGACCGAAGTGCTTTGATTCTTGACATATTTGTTCACCACGCCAGCAGCAAGGAATCAAAAACCCAGGTTGAATTGGCCCAACTTCAATATTTGTTGCCCAGGCTTACAAGGGCCTGGACTCACCTGGAAAGGCAACGTGGGGCTACTTCAACTCGTGGCGGTATGGGAGAGACACAGATTGAAATAGATCGCCGTCTTGTTCGGAATCGCATCTCCATGCTCAAGAAGGATTTGAAGAAAATTGAAACCCAGCGAGACACCCGACGCAAGCAACGCGAAGATATGTTTAAAGTTGCCCTCGTCGGATATACCAATGCTGGAAAATCTTCATTGATGAATCTTTTTTCAGATGCAGGAGTCCTGGTCGAAGACAAATTATTTGCCACCCTGGACACAACGGTACGGAAAATCACCATCCTTGACAATGAAATTCTGTTAAGTGATACCGTGGGATTTATACATAAGCTACCCCATCATCTAGTAGCCTCATTTAAAAGTACCCTGCAAGAGGTCCGCCTGGCGGATTTGATACTGATTGTTATTGATCTCAGTGATACCCAGTATGAGAAGCATTTGCGCACAGTTAACGAAGTATTGATGGACTTGGGTGTGTCAGAGAGTCAGACCTTGACGGTCTTTAATAAGATCGATCTCATCACAGCTCAGGAGACCCTTTCAGGCGCGCTTAAGGAGCACAGCGATGCGGTTCCAGTTTCGGCCCTGCGACAGGTCAATATTAAGCAGCTCGAAGAGAAAATTATTGAAATCAGGCAAAGTGGCTATGTGATAGAGACTCTGAAATTAGATCATTCACAGCAAAAATTCCTGGCTTCTCTACATCGAACAGCAGAGGTCCTCAACATTGAATATGAGGAGGATTATATCCTTGTAGAAGTCCGGGTAAGAGCCAGCGCACTTGATCAGATCAGAATAGAAACTCAAAACAGGTCCGCTCAATAG